The genomic interval GCTGACGCCAGATCCCTCGGCCGACAACAACAAAGCCGACTCGTCGCCTGGTAAAGAATCTTCAGAGGACTCCGCCACAAATCCCGATCTCACGCCACCGGCTGATCCGAAACCCAAAGTGACCGACGAAACACCGCCTCCCGCCGACGCGAAGTAACGCGACTGAATGCACAACGTTCTAGGACCACGCTATCGATCTGGAAGATCGTGCGACTGTCATCATTCCTTACCCAAAGGCCTTTCGCAACATCGCCAGACTTTGCGGAATGGCCTTTTCGTGTTTTTCCTTGCCCTCAAACTCCAGTGACACGTACCCTGTGTAACCGACATCCTTGAGGATTTCGGCCACGCGGTCATAGTCGATCTCCAGTGTGTACCAGGTTCCGCCGCCAAAGTACGTCTTGGCTTGCACGAACACCGCTTCGGGTGCCAACTCACGATACTGTTCGTACTGGTTTTCCAAAAAGTTGCCCGTGTCCAAGGTCGCCTTGAGCCACGGTGAATCCACGTCCCGGATCACACGCAAGACACCGGCGGCGGTCCGGCCAAGTCCCCAGTGGTTTTCCAAACCCAGCACCACTCCGCATTTTTCAGCAACCGGCAGACACTTCTCCAGCGAGTCAATCACCCAGCCAAAGCCGTCCTCGTCGGTGTAGCCTTCCAATCGCGGCTCGATCCCTTTGTTGGCCATCAATTCATCGAAATCCTTCGATGTCCCCCAACGCCCCGTGTTGACCCGAATCGTCGGGATGCCAAGCGAGTACGCCAACTCGATGCACTTGATCGTGTGGTCGATGTTCTCCTGTCGCTTGTCGGCATCGGGATAGACAAAGGATTGATGGGTCGAAAGCCCACACAGACTCAAGCCCGCTCGAAAGGCACGTTGCTTGATCCTCTGAAGCGCGCCGTTGGATTCGTCTTGCATCTGAACGTGCAAGATCTCAACGGCATCGAAGCCCGCTTCGGCGGCCAAGTCGATGCACTCTTCGATCCCGAGCTTGCTGTCGTCCCGGTAACGCCAATAGGAATAGGTGGAGACCGCGATGGGGTTAGCCCGAGCCCCTGAGGGCGTCAGAGCAGCAAAGGGATTATCGGAAGCCACCGCTGGGGACGAGAATCCGGTCGCGCAAACAGCGGCCGACGCCGCAGCAGCCAAGGAAGTTCCCAGCAGGCGGCGACGCGAAGTGGAATATGACGGATTCATGATGCATAGGGCTCCAGGGCAAAACAATCGATTTCGCCCCAATGTACCAAACACACCCGTTCCACACCGCAGTCAACTGCACACCGCGGTAACGGCGCAGCCAGATCAAGGCCGCGGTGCTGCCGCCGCCAGCGACTCCAACTCGTCACGTCCGACCCGGGTGCAAAACTCGCCGAGGGATTCGCCCTCGTTGCGATGCGATTTGTACGCACTGCAAACACCGACGATTTCGTCGACCAACGTGTCCGCAGGAACCAGATCCTTGTAGACGTAGGCGAGTCGATTGCCCAGCCAACCGCCTCCGGCATAGAACGTGTACTTCTCCTTGGCTTTGCCGACAAACGCCAAATCGGCGTTGTAGGGTCGCGCACAACCGTTGGGACATCCGGTCATCCGGATGGTAAAGCGGTCTTTGTCCAAGCCGAGTTTCGCCAGAGGCGCCTCCAGCCCATCGATCAAACTTGGCAAGTATCGTTCGCTCTCCGTGATCGCCAACCCACACGTGGGCAACGCGACGCAGGCCATCGACCAACGACGTACCGTACTGGTGTCTTCGGTCAAACGAACCCCGTGATCCGAAAAGATCTTGGTCAGTTTGTCTTTGTCCGCCGGATCGATGTCAGTAAAGATGATGCTCTGATGCCCGGTCATGCGAAGCTCGGTATTGAACTCCTTGCACGCGGCACGCATGGCGGCTTTGAGTTGCACTTTCTCATTATCGTACAAACGACCGTTCTCGATGTTCAGACCGTAGGACCACTTGCCATCCAGCTGATCCTGCCATCCCATGTGGTCGTCAAAACCGGTAACGTCGTCTTCGGTGCAATCCTTCAGCGGTGTACCCAAGTACTCTTCGACCGCGCGGCGGAACTTGTCGATGCCCCACTTGTCGACCAGGTACTTCATCCGCGCGATCTTGCGATCTTCGCGGTTGCCGTAGTCCCGTTGGACCTTCAAGATCGCCTTGGCCACCTCAACGGCTTGATCCGGCGTGCAGAACGCCATCCGTTTGGCGAGCGCAGGATAGGTTTTTTCTTTCAACGCGGGCGTGGTGCCCATACCGCCGCCGGCCAACACGTTGAAACCGATGATCTTGCCATCGCGAACGACGGCCAAGAATCCGACATCCTGGGTGTAAATGTCGATGCAGTTGTCTTCGGGCAATGCGATGCCCATCTTGAACTTGCGGGGCAAGTACCGCGGTCCATAGAGCGGCTCGACGACTCCCGTCGGCTCACCGCCACCCTCAAGCGTTTTCTCACCGGTTTCCGGATCTTCCACCCAGAGCTCGTGGTACGCCGGTGTTTGTGGAGCCAAGGCGATGGTCAGCTCATCGGTCAACTGATTCAGTTGCTCGCGAATCCCATCGTTGATCTTCGCCGGACAGCACATGATGTTCCGATTGACGTCACCGCACGCCGCCAGGGTGGACAGTCCGATTTCATTGATGCGGTTGATGGTCTTGCGCAAGTCCGACTTGAGCACACCGTGCAACTGGATCGTTTGACGCGTGGTGATCTTCATCGTCGAATCACCCAGCTCGTCACACATGTCCAAGTGCGCCAGCATCTGTGACGAAGTGATCCGGCCGCCCGGAATCCGGCATCGCACCATCATCGAGTACGCTTTGCCGCCGCCGGTTTTCTTTAGCTCGGCGCGTTGGTCGCGGTTGTCCTGCTGGTAGGTCCCGTGAAACTTGAGCAGTTGGATATCGGCGTCACCAAAGTGGTCGGTATCGGCAGCCATCTCCGGGCCGATCGTGCCGGCGAGGAACTGGCTTTCTTCTTTGATCTTCTCTACTTTGCTAAGCTTCGGCGTGTCAGTAGACATCGAGCATGGGGTCCTGTGTAAATATATTCGACGGTAGGTTCCGCACGTCGCTGCGTGCGGTCAGACTACGGTGGGCAGGTGAAACTATAACGACCGTCGGACGTTATCACTATGGTGATCCTTTTCGTCCGGCTCCTACACCCAGAGGGGAATGAATTCATGAGTGGCCGGATCCTGGACGGAAAGCAAATCGCTGCGGAAATCCGCGAGGAAGTGGGGCGTGATGTCGCAGCTTTCGTTGCCGCCGGAAACCCCGCCCCCTGCCTCGCGGCCGTCCTGGTGGGCGAAGACCCGGCCAGCCAGGTCTATGTTCGCAACAAAGCCCGAGCCTGCGAAAAAGCAGGGATCGAAGGACGAACTCACCGCTTGGCGGCCGACTGTGGTCAAAAACACTTGATGGATCTCGTCGCCCAGCTCAACGCAGACCCGAGCGTCAACGGCATCCTGGTTCAACTGCCGCTGCCCAACCCCAGCGGAGGCCCCTCCTACGACGAGCGAGCGGTTCTCGATGCCGTGGATCCCCTCAAAGACGTTGATGCATTTTCACCGATCAACGTCGGACTGCTGATGCAAGGCCGACCGCGGTTCCTGCCCTGTACGCCTCACGGCATCGTGCAGTTACTGGCTCGCTGCGACATTTCTGTCGCCGGCAAACAAGTCTGTGTGGTCGGCCGCAGCGACATCGTTGGCAAACCGATGGCCATGATGCTGGCCCAAAAAGATGGCACGTGCGGCCCCGCCGTCGCCAACGCAACGGTCACCTTGGCTCACAGTCGCACGGAAGACCTAGCCGCAGTGTGCCGCACCGCGGACTGTTTGATCGCTGCGGTGGGCCGTCCAGAAATGATCACCGCCGACATGGTCAAACCCGGCGCGGTGGTCATCGATGTGGGAATCAACCGCGTGGGCGAAAAATTGGTCGGCGATGTCGCCTATGATACGGTCCGCGAGGTCGCGTCGGCCATCACTCCGGTGCCCGGCGGCGTTGGCCCACTGACCATCGCCATGCTGTTGCACAACACGTTGATGGCCGCAAAGTTGCAATGTGCTCAGAGCTGACGCTTGCCGGTCCAAAAAGGCTGTCGATTTAGTCGAAATTGGGAACACATGGGTGAGCCGTGGGCCGTAAGGCACCGGGCAATGCGGTAGGCCCGGCCGCTTACGCATCGCGGCTCACGGCGTATTATTGCGACGCCACCATCCAGACCGCTGGCCGTCAGGCCACGCGTTTCAAAACATGCTGTTCGCTCTCAGCCCCAATTGTCGAGCATGCGGTCCAACGCCGCATCCATTCGCTCGGGCGTGTCGTAGGTTCCGTCGGCGATTTGCCGACGCAATTCGGCAACGCGGTCGAACCGGATGCCCTCGCCAGCGACCGGCCCGGCGGACTCCATTCGGTTAGCTCCATGAGCCGCACTCAGATCCAATTGATCCACGGGCGAGTTGCCACGTGTGGAGGTTTCACTGATCTTGGATGCGTCACCCGCGCCGGCAGCCTGTGAGACTTCGCCGGTACGTTGAATGCCGCCAGTGGTTTGCGTGGTCGAGACGCGAAAGGGACCGTAAATCTGCATCTGGGAATTGCTCCGAGTGGTGTTGGAACTTCCGGTCACACAGCCGCACCCGATTGAACGGATACTCCTGATCGGCTGGCTTGCGGAGTCGTTAGCGCGAAATTGACCGGACCAAAGAACCCGTTCCATCCTGGATGAGCTTTTTTGGCCGTTTTCGCTTCGGTCGTCAGCGCCGCGATCCTTGTCCCAGGACGCAATCCATTAGTGAGAAGAGACTTTTCTCAGCGCGAAGAGGCGAAAACATAATAGTTGTCGGCCCCACGCTGCGTTGATCTTCAGCCGTTTTACGGCTTACGTCGATTTCCTCTCACCAGATTGCGCGTCCTGGTTTCCGGACCGCCGCCGACCCTATCAAAGCCGTGAAACTCCAGGCAAGATCATTGCCGGGGCTTTCTCCGTTTTTCTCGATTCAACCGATCTGTTAACAGAGCGGGCTATTGATATCGTGAGCCGCGACGCGTATGCGGACTATTCACGCAACTCTATACAACCTACGCAAAACGTTTGCACAAAACGGCTTGCGGGGATTGGCTCGAAAACAGTCTGCGTCTATCAGCAATCACCACAGACGCAGCACGCTGACCAAATTGTGATGCTGATCGGTCCAAAGCGGTGCATCTGCTAATTCGGCTTCGCTAGCAAACTCGGCATCGGCCAACTGCGGATCATCCAGCAACGGGTGACCCTCTGGCGAAATCAGCATCCATGTCGAATGCCGCGTTCCGATGTCCAAGTCCCCGCCCGCCCGATACACACGGCTGACCAATCCGGCGTCGTGACTGAGCCGATGCACTAGTGGCACCAAGTTGAGGTGATTGTTGGAAACGTGAATGGCCAACACTCCGTCTGCGGCCAACCGATCCCGATACAGCTCCATTGACTCTCGTGTCAGCAAGTGCGCCGGGATCGCGTCGCTGCTGAACGCGTCCAGGACCAGCAGATCAAACCGCGCGTCCCGCATCCGCTCCAACACCAACCGTCCGTCACCCAAGTGATTCTCGATCGTCGATGGGCAATCCTTCATGAACGAAAAGTGCTCTTGAGCAATCTCGACCACCGCCGGATTGATTTCGATCATGTCAAACCGGTCCGCTGGTCGACCGTAACTGGCCAAGACGCCGCATCCCAGTCCAACGACGCCGACTCGCATCGACGGTTTGTCCGCCTGCAACGCAGCCAATGTCAGCCCCACGCCGCTTTTTCGACCGTAATAGGTGGTCGGTTCACTCTGGTGGGGAGCATTGCGTTGCATGCCGTGAATGGTGCTGCCGTGCACCAGTCGCATCCCCGCGTCATCCTTCAACACTCGCAGGACGCCAAAGAAGTTTCGTTCCGAGGCGATGATCTCATCTTTCTCTGCCAAGAACACGGTCAGGAACGGAGCAATCATCAGGACTGCCGCACCGAACTTCAATCGCGACGCTGCGGTCCAATCGTAAGTCGTCTCACGCCAGCCCTTGCACGCAAAGAACAACAGGAACGTGAGCGATGACACCAGGGCAACACTGAAGGGCAATTCGACAAAGCTGCTCAAAAACGTCGGACACAGTACCGCCACGATCAATCCGCCGATCGCGCCGCCGCCGGACAACATCGCGTAGTACTGTGTCAACAACCCCGCGGCTGGCTTGATCCGCGCGACTTCGCCGTGACACAGCAGACAAACCCCCAACAACATCACCATGTAACAACTGGCTTCCGCGATCAGTTGAACACTGCCTGGCAACATGCCTTTGGCTTGAATCAGTACCAACGCGATCAATGTCGCGCCCGCGATGGCCTTGGGCTTGTACCACTGCGGTGAATCAAAACACACGATAAAACTGATCAAATACAAACTCAGCGGCAGCACCCACAAGAACGGAATCACGGCAACGTCTTGGCAAACATGATTGGTGACCACCAACAACATGGTCGACGCCAACGCGGGCAACGCAACCCATGCGGAGCGATGAATCCATGAGGGTGTGGCGGGTGGATCGGCTGATTTCGCTTCGCTGGTTCCTTCGGTTCCACCACCTGCTTTCACCCGGAACATACCGATCGCCACGCCGCCTTGGACCAAGACGAACAAACAGAACATCAGTGACCACAACATCGACTGCGTCGACACCGAGAACACTGGCTCAAACAAGAACGGATAGCTCAACAGAGCGAACAAAGAGCCCGCGTTGGAGAGCGCGTAAAGTCGATACACGCGGTCGCTGTCGTCTTGAAAACTCAACCAAGCCTGTACCAATGGCCCGGTGCTGGAGAGAACGAAGTACGGCAGCCCGACGTGACTGGCCAACATCCACAACAGGTACAGCGTCGGCGACTCGGCGCCGCCCGGTTTCCAAGCGTCAGACGGCTCGATCGGCAACACCAACGCCGCAGCACTCAACAGCGTGATGTGAACAATGCCCTGCAACAGCGGCGGAAAATAGGTTTTCAGCAGGTGGGCATACAAATACCCTCCGAACAACAGCAATTGAAAGAACAACATGCAAGTCGTCCAGACAGCCGGAGTCCCGCCAAACCAAGGCAAAACGCATTTGCTGATGATCGGCTGGACTTGAAAGACCAAGAAAGCGCCCAGCAAAGTGGTTGCCGAAAACCAAATGATCGAATGACCGCCAGATGAACCGGCTTGCGCTGGCACCGATTGTGAGGGTTGTGTCACCGAATTGTCCCGCGTGCGATTGAGAGTCAGGTGTAGAGTACGCAGAACACTAGGTCACAGAACACTCGGTCACAGCGCCGGTGATGCCGAAAAGCAACGCTTTTTCCCGGTGATTCGAGCACCTGAAAGCCCCCGTTCA from Stieleria varia carries:
- a CDS encoding sugar phosphate isomerase/epimerase family protein, whose translation is MNPSYSTSRRRLLGTSLAAAASAAVCATGFSSPAVASDNPFAALTPSGARANPIAVSTYSYWRYRDDSKLGIEECIDLAAEAGFDAVEILHVQMQDESNGALQRIKQRAFRAGLSLCGLSTHQSFVYPDADKRQENIDHTIKCIELAYSLGIPTIRVNTGRWGTSKDFDELMANKGIEPRLEGYTDEDGFGWVIDSLEKCLPVAEKCGVVLGLENHWGLGRTAAGVLRVIRDVDSPWLKATLDTGNFLENQYEQYRELAPEAVFVQAKTYFGGGTWYTLEIDYDRVAEILKDVGYTGYVSLEFEGKEKHEKAIPQSLAMLRKAFG
- a CDS encoding NADPH-dependent assimilatory sulfite reductase hemoprotein subunit, with translation MSTDTPKLSKVEKIKEESQFLAGTIGPEMAADTDHFGDADIQLLKFHGTYQQDNRDQRAELKKTGGGKAYSMMVRCRIPGGRITSSQMLAHLDMCDELGDSTMKITTRQTIQLHGVLKSDLRKTINRINEIGLSTLAACGDVNRNIMCCPAKINDGIREQLNQLTDELTIALAPQTPAYHELWVEDPETGEKTLEGGGEPTGVVEPLYGPRYLPRKFKMGIALPEDNCIDIYTQDVGFLAVVRDGKIIGFNVLAGGGMGTTPALKEKTYPALAKRMAFCTPDQAVEVAKAILKVQRDYGNREDRKIARMKYLVDKWGIDKFRRAVEEYLGTPLKDCTEDDVTGFDDHMGWQDQLDGKWSYGLNIENGRLYDNEKVQLKAAMRAACKEFNTELRMTGHQSIIFTDIDPADKDKLTKIFSDHGVRLTEDTSTVRRWSMACVALPTCGLAITESERYLPSLIDGLEAPLAKLGLDKDRFTIRMTGCPNGCARPYNADLAFVGKAKEKYTFYAGGGWLGNRLAYVYKDLVPADTLVDEIVGVCSAYKSHRNEGESLGEFCTRVGRDELESLAAAAPRP
- the folD gene encoding bifunctional methylenetetrahydrofolate dehydrogenase/methenyltetrahydrofolate cyclohydrolase FolD; translation: MSGRILDGKQIAAEIREEVGRDVAAFVAAGNPAPCLAAVLVGEDPASQVYVRNKARACEKAGIEGRTHRLAADCGQKHLMDLVAQLNADPSVNGILVQLPLPNPSGGPSYDERAVLDAVDPLKDVDAFSPINVGLLMQGRPRFLPCTPHGIVQLLARCDISVAGKQVCVVGRSDIVGKPMAMMLAQKDGTCGPAVANATVTLAHSRTEDLAAVCRTADCLIAAVGRPEMITADMVKPGAVVIDVGINRVGEKLVGDVAYDTVREVASAITPVPGGVGPLTIAMLLHNTLMAAKLQCAQS
- a CDS encoding flagellar biosynthesis anti-sigma factor FlgM, which codes for MQIYGPFRVSTTQTTGGIQRTGEVSQAAGAGDASKISETSTRGNSPVDQLDLSAAHGANRMESAGPVAGEGIRFDRVAELRRQIADGTYDTPERMDAALDRMLDNWG
- a CDS encoding fused MFS/spermidine synthase — its product is MTQPSQSVPAQAGSSGGHSIIWFSATTLLGAFLVFQVQPIISKCVLPWFGGTPAVWTTCMLFFQLLLFGGYLYAHLLKTYFPPLLQGIVHITLLSAAALVLPIEPSDAWKPGGAESPTLYLLWMLASHVGLPYFVLSSTGPLVQAWLSFQDDSDRVYRLYALSNAGSLFALLSYPFLFEPVFSVSTQSMLWSLMFCLFVLVQGGVAIGMFRVKAGGGTEGTSEAKSADPPATPSWIHRSAWVALPALASTMLLVVTNHVCQDVAVIPFLWVLPLSLYLISFIVCFDSPQWYKPKAIAGATLIALVLIQAKGMLPGSVQLIAEASCYMVMLLGVCLLCHGEVARIKPAAGLLTQYYAMLSGGGAIGGLIVAVLCPTFLSSFVELPFSVALVSSLTFLLFFACKGWRETTYDWTAASRLKFGAAVLMIAPFLTVFLAEKDEIIASERNFFGVLRVLKDDAGMRLVHGSTIHGMQRNAPHQSEPTTYYGRKSGVGLTLAALQADKPSMRVGVVGLGCGVLASYGRPADRFDMIEINPAVVEIAQEHFSFMKDCPSTIENHLGDGRLVLERMRDARFDLLVLDAFSSDAIPAHLLTRESMELYRDRLAADGVLAIHVSNNHLNLVPLVHRLSHDAGLVSRVYRAGGDLDIGTRHSTWMLISPEGHPLLDDPQLADAEFASEAELADAPLWTDQHHNLVSVLRLW